Proteins from one Kiritimatiellia bacterium genomic window:
- a CDS encoding serine/threonine protein kinase has translation MDPDEENERMVPIHEAETAVDSFVLHAETRPETSSAPGAEPTQPMAQPSGKGMSQLVSNYRAIVQARAIYYPVAYRFTKELGRGRQGIVFLGLRQGARGCITRHAIKVFDPGIYPNAKKYWTDMGRIAAQTSKLQLVKSPNLVAPDIYEEYNGIGYVQMERVDGVGLRYLLDGQHLARARRNSTDQEWNTFTDVIFRLERNRIAIQPGVAIYIMRRVLRGLETLHDLGFVHCDVKPSNIMIDRLGYVKLIDYGRANTVNEKLSFLLGTPLFMAPEMHRRETALPQSDIYAVGLVGLEMLRGQPLLDATTTSEADMLNYKMSLCDRLPDLLPEYVRRNAEFVDVMRRFLNPDPRKRFATAQEAESGPRGLILVHKQLALAGQDTEYGRELEGYLAKLVDPRTGQVETEETMAVPGET, from the coding sequence ATGGATCCCGACGAAGAGAACGAGAGAATGGTGCCGATTCACGAGGCGGAAACGGCAGTGGACAGCTTCGTTCTCCACGCGGAAACGCGACCGGAGACTAGCTCGGCGCCGGGGGCGGAGCCCACCCAGCCGATGGCGCAGCCCTCCGGCAAGGGGATGTCGCAATTGGTCTCGAATTACCGCGCCATTGTTCAGGCGCGCGCGATCTACTACCCCGTCGCCTACCGGTTCACGAAGGAACTCGGCCGCGGAAGGCAGGGGATCGTGTTCCTTGGCTTGCGGCAGGGCGCCCGAGGCTGCATTACCCGACATGCGATCAAGGTCTTTGATCCGGGGATTTACCCGAACGCAAAAAAATATTGGACCGACATGGGCCGAATTGCGGCCCAAACCTCAAAACTTCAGCTTGTCAAAAGCCCCAATTTGGTCGCCCCGGACATTTACGAGGAGTACAACGGGATCGGATACGTCCAAATGGAGCGTGTCGACGGCGTGGGGCTGCGCTACCTGCTGGACGGGCAGCATCTGGCCCGCGCCCGCCGGAACAGCACGGACCAAGAGTGGAATACCTTCACCGACGTGATCTTCCGCCTCGAGCGGAACCGCATCGCGATCCAGCCGGGCGTGGCCATTTACATCATGCGACGCGTGTTGCGCGGCCTCGAAACGCTGCACGACCTCGGGTTCGTCCATTGTGACGTCAAACCTTCGAACATCATGATCGACCGTCTCGGCTACGTAAAACTGATCGATTACGGTCGCGCGAACACGGTCAATGAGAAGCTTTCTTTCCTGCTCGGTACACCGCTGTTCATGGCACCCGAGATGCACCGCCGGGAGACGGCGCTCCCCCAATCGGATATTTATGCGGTGGGGCTGGTCGGTCTCGAAATGCTGCGCGGGCAACCGTTGCTTGACGCCACGACGACGTCGGAAGCGGACATGCTGAATTACAAAATGTCGCTTTGTGATCGCCTCCCCGACCTGCTCCCGGAATACGTCCGGCGCAATGCGGAATTTGTGGATGTGATGCGCCGATTTCTGAACCCCGACCCCCGCAAGCGATTTGCAACGGCTCAGGAAGCGGAATCGGGCCCGAGGGGCCTCATTCTCGTTCACAAGCAGCTTGCGTTGGCCGGGCAAGATACAGAATATGGGCGCGAATTAGAGGGATATTTGGCCAAGTTGGTCGATCCCCGTACGGGTCAGGTGGAAACGGAAGAGACCATGGCCGTCCCTGGAGAGACATAA
- the lhgO gene encoding L-2-hydroxyglutarate oxidase, which translates to MPAVLIIGGGIVGLATGLALAARPGLRVVVAEAESELAAHQTGHNSGVIHSGLYYKPGSLKAQNCTRGREAMYRFCAEYGIPHERCGKVVVAVDSAELPALEELERRGRANGLDGIRRLGPEELREIEPHAAGVAALFIPQTGIVDFRAVAIKMAELILEQGSEVRTRCRFLGAKRADGRLVAETTQGPIRADVLVNCGGLQSDRVARLCGVDPGVQIVPFRGEYYELVPDQRQLVRNLIYPVPDPRFPFLGVHFTRMINGKVEAGPNAVLAFKREGYRRLDVSLRDSVDLATYGGFWRMAGRYWRTGLGEFHRSFSKKAFVRALQRLMPEIREEHLVPAGAGVRAQAVAPDGRLVDDFHIVEAERMVHVLNAPSPAATSSLSIGMTVAEMVLRHLGRGRETGGPIRAAVQNPT; encoded by the coding sequence ATGCCTGCAGTTTTGATTATTGGCGGCGGCATCGTGGGGTTGGCAACCGGATTGGCGCTTGCCGCTAGGCCGGGACTCCGCGTGGTGGTCGCCGAGGCCGAATCCGAGCTGGCCGCCCACCAGACGGGTCACAACAGCGGAGTGATACACTCCGGCCTTTACTACAAGCCTGGTTCGCTGAAGGCGCAGAACTGCACCAGGGGCCGGGAGGCCATGTACCGTTTCTGCGCGGAATACGGCATACCGCATGAGCGGTGCGGCAAGGTGGTCGTCGCCGTTGACTCGGCCGAACTCCCCGCGCTCGAGGAGCTTGAGCGGCGCGGCCGAGCGAATGGGCTCGATGGGATTCGAAGGCTGGGGCCCGAAGAACTCCGGGAGATCGAACCACACGCCGCGGGCGTTGCGGCATTGTTCATTCCTCAGACCGGCATCGTTGACTTCCGCGCGGTGGCGATCAAGATGGCCGAGCTGATTCTGGAGCAGGGGTCCGAGGTGCGAACGCGCTGCCGATTTCTGGGCGCCAAGCGGGCGGACGGCCGGCTGGTGGCGGAAACTACACAGGGACCGATCCGGGCGGATGTGCTGGTGAACTGCGGCGGTTTGCAATCGGACCGTGTCGCGCGGCTGTGCGGCGTTGATCCCGGCGTGCAGATCGTCCCTTTTCGCGGCGAATATTACGAGCTGGTCCCCGACCAACGACAACTTGTCCGCAACCTGATCTATCCCGTTCCTGATCCACGGTTCCCATTTTTGGGCGTCCATTTCACGCGGATGATCAACGGTAAAGTTGAGGCGGGACCGAACGCCGTGCTCGCGTTCAAGCGCGAAGGCTACCGCAGACTGGATGTTTCCTTGCGCGACAGCGTGGACCTCGCCACCTACGGCGGATTCTGGCGCATGGCGGGCCGATATTGGCGCACCGGCCTCGGCGAGTTCCACCGATCCTTTAGCAAGAAAGCATTTGTCCGGGCGCTGCAGCGGCTCATGCCGGAGATCCGCGAGGAGCACCTCGTCCCCGCTGGCGCGGGGGTCCGCGCGCAGGCCGTAGCGCCCGATGGCCGACTCGTCGACGATTTCCACATCGTGGAGGCGGAGCGCATGGTCCATGTGCTCAACGCCCCGTCGCCGGCAGCGACATCCTCGCTGAGCATCGGCATGACTGTTGCGGAAATGGTCCTGCGCCACCTCGGGCGCGGCCGCGAGACGGGAGGTCCGATTCGCGCAGCGGTGCAGAATCCAACATGA
- the rfbB gene encoding dTDP-glucose 4,6-dehydratase yields MENLLVTGGCGFIGCNFIRYLFEESGYRGRVINVDKLTYAGNLESLADVAARAGDRYVFIRADICDASAIARVFDEYGIDAVCHFAAESHVDRSIVRPDDFIQTNIVGTYVLLQAARARKDRIQLFHHVSTDEVFGSLGESGFFTEETPYRPNSPYSASKAASDHLVRAYHHTYGLPVTISNCSNNYGPYQFPEKLIPLMILNALEGKPLPVYGDGLHVRDWLYVRDHAAAVWAVMTRGRRGQTYNIGGRNEMRNIEVVRKICSLLDELAPPIPSGKPRDSLITFVKDRPGHDRRYAIDCTKAEMELGWKPEESFDTGLRKTVLWYLENREWVNRVRSGEYRRWIEEHYGSA; encoded by the coding sequence ATGGAAAACCTTCTTGTGACCGGCGGCTGCGGTTTCATCGGCTGCAACTTCATTCGATACCTCTTTGAGGAGTCCGGATATCGCGGCCGGGTGATCAACGTCGACAAGCTGACCTACGCCGGCAATCTCGAGAGCCTTGCGGACGTGGCCGCGCGCGCGGGGGACCGATACGTATTCATTCGCGCCGATATCTGCGATGCGTCTGCGATCGCGCGCGTGTTCGATGAATACGGCATCGATGCGGTCTGCCACTTCGCCGCCGAATCCCATGTGGACCGGTCCATCGTCAGGCCGGACGACTTCATCCAAACGAACATCGTAGGAACCTACGTGTTGCTACAAGCGGCCCGCGCCCGGAAAGACCGCATCCAGTTGTTTCACCACGTCAGCACCGACGAGGTCTTTGGGTCCCTCGGCGAATCGGGATTTTTTACAGAGGAGACCCCCTACAGGCCGAACAGCCCCTATTCAGCCTCCAAGGCCGCGTCCGACCATCTGGTTCGGGCCTATCACCACACCTATGGACTGCCCGTGACGATTTCCAACTGTTCCAACAACTACGGCCCGTATCAATTTCCCGAAAAATTAATCCCGTTGATGATCCTCAACGCGCTCGAGGGCAAGCCGCTTCCGGTATATGGCGACGGCCTTCATGTCCGCGATTGGCTGTATGTGCGCGACCACGCGGCGGCGGTGTGGGCCGTCATGACGCGCGGGCGCCGGGGTCAGACCTACAACATCGGCGGCCGAAACGAAATGCGAAACATTGAAGTGGTTCGGAAGATCTGCTCGCTGCTGGACGAGCTTGCCCCGCCGATTCCCTCCGGAAAGCCCCGCGATTCGCTAATCACGTTCGTCAAGGACCGGCCGGGCCATGACCGACGGTACGCCATCGATTGCACGAAAGCCGAGATGGAACTGGGGTGGAAACCGGAGGAGTCGTTCGACACCGGTTTGCGGAAAACTGTGCTGTGGTATCTTGAGAATCGGGAATGGGTGAACCGCGTTCGCTCCGGAGAGTACCGAAGGTGGATCGAGGAACATTACGGATCCGCCTAG
- a CDS encoding response regulator transcription factor, whose amino-acid sequence MTKTTKKRLLVVDDHAIVRQGLAMLLARHPEYAIAAEAAGCAEALAKFEPGKIDAAIIDLALKDGSGLDLIRELLRKKPDLPCIVLSMHDEMEYAERALRAGARGYVMKENADEVLVDALRKVFSGDIYASPDVAARLLKQAVAGPGQARPESGIESLTDREREIFRCVGEGMTTRKIAEKFGLSARTVEVHRASIKRKLGCADTAQLVREAVRWVENNPP is encoded by the coding sequence GTGACAAAAACTACGAAAAAGCGGCTGCTGGTTGTGGATGATCACGCCATCGTGCGGCAGGGCCTGGCAATGCTATTGGCTCGCCACCCCGAGTATGCGATCGCCGCGGAGGCGGCGGGCTGCGCGGAGGCGTTGGCCAAATTTGAGCCGGGCAAAATCGACGCGGCCATCATCGATCTGGCGCTGAAGGACGGCAGCGGCCTCGATTTGATCCGGGAGCTGCTCAGGAAAAAGCCGGATCTGCCCTGCATTGTGCTTTCGATGCACGATGAAATGGAGTACGCGGAGCGCGCCCTCCGAGCCGGCGCACGCGGTTACGTGATGAAGGAGAATGCGGATGAGGTGTTGGTGGATGCGCTTCGCAAGGTGTTCAGCGGAGACATTTACGCGAGCCCCGACGTGGCTGCGCGGTTACTCAAGCAGGCCGTTGCAGGTCCCGGGCAGGCTCGGCCGGAGTCGGGGATCGAAAGTCTCACCGACCGCGAGCGCGAAATTTTCCGCTGCGTCGGCGAGGGCATGACCACCCGAAAGATTGCCGAAAAATTTGGATTGAGCGCCCGCACTGTTGAGGTTCACCGAGCCAGCATCAAGCGGAAGCTCGGCTGCGCGGACACTGCCCAACTGGTCCGCGAAGCGGTTCGCTGGGTCGAAAACAATCCGCCCTAA
- a CDS encoding divalent-cation tolerance protein CutA → MNSIDRSGDVVLGYVTVPDHETARRLAQTLVAERLVACVNILGPIESIYWWEGAVETSREIAMLVKTRGALQDRLVARIRELHPYQIPCVLVVPVLGGHGPFLRWICDETSGLDSGVGTP, encoded by the coding sequence ATGAATTCCATTGATCGAAGTGGCGATGTGGTACTGGGTTACGTGACAGTTCCCGATCATGAAACGGCGAGGCGGCTTGCCCAAACCTTGGTGGCGGAGCGGCTGGTGGCGTGCGTGAACATACTCGGTCCCATCGAGTCGATATACTGGTGGGAGGGGGCGGTGGAAACAAGTCGCGAAATTGCGATGCTGGTCAAGACGCGGGGCGCGTTGCAGGATCGACTCGTGGCTCGGATCCGGGAACTGCATCCGTATCAGATCCCCTGCGTTCTCGTGGTTCCTGTACTGGGTGGACATGGGCCGTTCCTCCGGTGGATTTGCGATGAAACATCCGGGCTGGATTCCGGGGTCGGCACGCCATGA
- a CDS encoding DUF6268 family outer membrane beta-barrel protein: MKRYLAAVIIGIGLVLAASAQSARERSAFTYTHEGPAKTEQGGEIELREVELRTGFPIYRGPSVRVMAGVRWTRYDFSIEEEDLADFTAHSLRFPIRAVGPEKGGWRWMNMIAPAIRSDLESVSSDDLGVSAMSLASRDWARGWRLSLGAVYSQDFGRSRLFPAIGALWTNEVWTVDVQFPRPRLIYRATDSLSFGVGLEPGGDEWNVELAGTERDVALKEYRAGLGVEWSPVRNLSLQAQAGGVFGREIDVRGGGEPRLERDLDETWYARIALIFR, encoded by the coding sequence GTGAAGCGGTATCTTGCAGCGGTCATTATAGGAATCGGGCTGGTCTTGGCGGCGAGCGCCCAAAGCGCACGTGAGCGATCCGCCTTCACGTATACCCACGAGGGCCCAGCAAAAACGGAACAGGGGGGCGAAATCGAGCTGCGCGAGGTCGAGCTTCGCACGGGATTTCCGATTTATCGTGGACCGAGCGTACGGGTGATGGCGGGAGTGCGATGGACACGATATGACTTTTCAATCGAAGAGGAGGACTTGGCCGATTTTACAGCGCATTCTTTGCGATTCCCGATTCGTGCGGTCGGCCCGGAGAAGGGCGGTTGGCGCTGGATGAACATGATCGCGCCCGCCATCCGGTCCGACCTTGAGTCGGTTTCATCCGACGATCTCGGCGTTAGCGCGATGTCCTTGGCGAGTCGAGATTGGGCCAGAGGTTGGCGTCTCAGCCTCGGGGCCGTCTACAGCCAGGATTTCGGTCGGAGTCGCCTGTTTCCTGCGATCGGGGCGCTTTGGACAAATGAAGTATGGACAGTCGACGTACAGTTTCCGAGACCCCGACTCATCTATCGCGCAACGGATTCGCTTTCATTCGGCGTCGGACTTGAGCCAGGCGGTGATGAGTGGAATGTCGAACTCGCGGGGACCGAGCGCGATGTCGCTTTGAAAGAATATCGAGCGGGCTTGGGCGTAGAATGGAGTCCTGTTCGGAATTTATCTTTGCAGGCGCAGGCAGGCGGGGTTTTCGGTCGGGAAATCGATGTGCGCGGAGGCGGCGAGCCTCGTCTTGAGCGGGACCTCGATGAGACATGGTATGCCCGAATTGCGCTGATTTTCCGCTAG
- a CDS encoding thermonuclease family protein codes for MNIRFAVALLFVFAAMIPEVHASKKWRTKENCTLIEHPSNDGDSFRVRIGRRIYVLRLLWVDAPETDMRFPERVAEQAEYFGISTQEVLRIGQEASRFTREFLKSRPFTVYTQFEDARGAGEKERDYAIVKSGDTYLMEALVSNGLARIYGMQEMPPEGPSESTMRMRLRALESAARDQRRGAWALASRGFSPGDPRARLQPLEAGWRTLTRTVPVYAVEDPARMLGMLRAGTEIEILRTESPADVRIRFRLPDGRMMEAIARRADLGW; via the coding sequence ATGAACATCCGATTCGCGGTGGCGCTGCTGTTCGTATTCGCGGCGATGATTCCGGAGGTGCATGCGTCCAAAAAATGGCGGACCAAGGAGAACTGCACGCTGATCGAACATCCGTCGAATGACGGCGACAGCTTTCGCGTCCGGATCGGCCGGCGAATCTATGTCCTTCGCTTACTATGGGTCGATGCGCCCGAGACCGACATGCGGTTTCCGGAGCGGGTCGCCGAACAAGCCGAATACTTTGGGATATCAACGCAGGAAGTCCTGCGAATCGGGCAGGAAGCCTCGCGGTTCACGCGCGAATTTCTCAAAAGCCGGCCGTTCACCGTTTATACGCAGTTTGAGGATGCCCGCGGCGCGGGCGAAAAGGAGCGGGACTATGCGATCGTCAAATCTGGCGATACGTACCTGATGGAGGCTCTGGTGTCGAATGGGTTGGCGCGAATCTACGGCATGCAGGAAATGCCGCCGGAGGGCCCTTCTGAATCGACGATGAGAATGCGGCTGCGCGCGCTGGAATCGGCCGCTCGGGATCAACGGCGTGGAGCGTGGGCCCTCGCGTCCCGCGGGTTTTCGCCCGGAGACCCCCGTGCTCGACTCCAGCCGCTTGAGGCGGGTTGGCGGACCCTGACTCGAACGGTTCCCGTTTACGCCGTGGAAGACCCGGCCCGCATGCTTGGCATGCTGCGCGCCGGAACAGAAATTGAAATTCTTCGGACAGAATCGCCTGCCGATGTGCGGATTCGGTTCCGACTGCCGGATGGACGGATGATGGAGGCGATCGCGCGGCGGGCTGATCTGGGTTGGTAA
- a CDS encoding NAD(P)H-dependent oxidoreductase — MNVLHVIANPRPIEESVSKQLAAAFFATLLEKNPDVIVNNVDLYQDPPPYLSLQAYRRLYTPLTDPGYKPSKDEEDAIAYAKAQAEALRQADVLVLTMPMWVGGPPAIMKAWLDQVIQPGLLYTIENGSVKPMHQLRKVILLVASGDVYKESDDRDGLTPIIRNSFGSLGVDDIEVAWADGQDPQFHADGAERKQAAIEMAQEIAEDIAAAV, encoded by the coding sequence ATGAACGTATTGCATGTGATTGCCAACCCAAGGCCAATCGAAGAGTCCGTGTCGAAACAACTGGCAGCGGCGTTTTTCGCTACCCTGCTGGAAAAGAATCCGGACGTGATCGTCAACAATGTGGATCTTTACCAGGACCCGCCTCCCTACCTGTCCCTGCAGGCTTATCGTCGGCTGTACACGCCGCTGACGGACCCCGGATACAAACCTTCGAAAGATGAAGAAGACGCGATCGCGTATGCGAAAGCCCAGGCGGAGGCGTTGCGGCAGGCCGATGTGCTCGTTTTGACCATGCCGATGTGGGTAGGCGGACCGCCCGCCATCATGAAAGCCTGGCTCGACCAGGTAATCCAACCGGGGCTCCTCTACACCATCGAAAACGGGTCGGTGAAACCGATGCACCAGCTTCGGAAGGTCATCCTGCTGGTCGCTTCCGGCGATGTGTACAAGGAAAGTGACGACCGCGACGGCCTGACCCCCATCATTCGCAATTCCTTCGGTTCTCTCGGTGTTGACGACATTGAGGTGGCCTGGGCCGACGGGCAGGACCCGCAATTCCATGCCGACGGCGCCGAGCGCAAACAGGCGGCGATCGAAATGGCCCAGGAAATCGCTGAAGATATTGCGGCCGCAGTTTGA